AGCTCCACCCTGAGGTGTCATACAGAATTGTTTTGGAATTTGGGATATTACATAAATTTCTACAGATACAGCTACATCATCAGGTCACAATgacaacttttaaattttagttatgCAAACAATGGTGATTGCTTCTTTGTACATTCATAATGAGagtatgaaatttaaaattcaaattcaaaatatgaCAATTATATCCGTAAAAATATTCCGTAGCagtaatttttaaagaaaattaaataaactatataataatactagccgATCCGGTCAACGCTGATAAGCTTTAAAATAATAGGAGTTCATTGTAGAAGGAACAAATTTAgggttaaataaaatagaaaaaatagaCCAAAAAGATAGAtaggtagaatctttacaaataatcaactgacgtgtcaaaagtgcttgtaaactgagcctacttgaaataaatgacttttgatttgatttgatttgattaaaaaaaaaaaaactaattctcACATATTTCTTTATTGTCGTATGAAAAGTATAGTATGCCaatgcacgtaattagcgaacGTAGCACAATTAACGGCATAAGTAACTATTGTGTGCTCTGTATGGGCTTACTCTGTAACGCTCCACTtgtaaaacaatattacacCTACCAATATACGGTAATATGTAACACATGCGTACTTTGTAACTATTTCTACATTAGCTACTAgcttttacttaaaattacgaGATCTACTTATAAAACAAGTTCAGATCATTGTCTTAATAACTTCTACAATGTTTGTTCTTATCAACTGATAAGGTTATCATCATAGCAGCcaatggatttccaaacaaaacggtctcgagccgccagcatccagcggatccctgcaacccgcttgatgtcttcggtccacctagtggggggtcgactaacactgcgctttccggtgcgggggcgccattccagcaccttggaccccaacgtccgtcgaCTCATCGAACTATtcgccctgcccattgccacttcagcttcgcgactcgctgaaccGGTGATAAGGTCGATAAGGttctacttaaaaaaaagaatgaacCAAATAGCACTGAGTTATTGAGGTTATATAAATTCACGAAGACCTGTCACAGCCTCTCAGTCTATGATatgaaattgtataaaatatatatcgcCATTGAAAATATCCCGCCGCAGTTATTTCTGTCACGTTCTGATTCACTGcttcaatattaatataaataaactctcTGAAGcaatactttaaatataaaacatattgcCAATAATTCCAGCATTAAATATCCtcatgtatatattatataaaatccaacttttcagttgtgtgcatttcaacaCGTAGAACTTTATGGTGGTCTGGTACGAGTCAAATAAAGAGAGAgtggtcaattgacctcgtaccaccaccataaagttctagtatgaggtcaaaaaaccttgtATCGCACCagaaaaaagtacaaaaaaatcagtgccgcagccaACGTGTTAATTAagaatgtgcattttaagaaattaaatatcacgcgtctcaaacggttaaagaaaaacgtcgtgaggaaacctgcatacctgataattttcttaattctctatgtgtgtgaagtctgctaatcctcatttggctagcgtggtggactaaggtctaacccctctcattcttacaGGAGACACGTGCTCAATAGTaggccgaatgtgggttgttaatgatgaagtatGACTgtgtgatcatcatcatcacatcacatcagccgatggacgtccgctgcaggacataggcctgtaGGGACTTCCCAACATCACGATtgtgagctgcctgcatccagcgaatccctgcgactcgcttgatgtcgtcagtccacctgatgtgGGGTCGAAAACCTACGGcctctgaatcaaaggcagaggtcatattcacggCTTCAAGCATAATGTttgtgttattataaaaaaattatctccGTCGGTAAGAGTCCTCACATAGTAAAAGCAGCCTTACAATATCTAGTCACGTATCGGCGGGTCAGTGGGTATCCCTAATGAAGCCCTTATTTCTATTTGATAGCGACCCGTTCTATCTGCGGACAACTCCCTTCGAGGGTAAATATTGGCTTACGCTACAAGCTGCGGGTTCGAGGTATTTGATATGTTTTGACTTGAATACGTCTATATAAGATTTCTGTTGTGGAAGTTTTGAGTTTGTCAGCCCGTGTTTCTACCGTAGTTtaaatacggtagccaattatcatcatcatcattatcaacccatattcggctcactgctgagctcgagtcttctctcagaatgagaggggttaggccaaatagtccaccacgctggcccaacgcggattggcagacttcatacacgcagagaattaagaaaaatttctgatatgcaggttttttcacgatgtttttccttcactgtttgagacgcAGGATAGccaattaaaaagttaattttatagatCCGCCACACTACatagagtttagacccaccacgcttctttacttttttatgaCGTAGATTACACTTATTAAAGATCACATTTGTTATATGTTTTTGGTGTTAAGATAACAATGATCGACACTCTTTGATAAAATGAAGAAAGATAGCCAAAGAATTGAATATTACTTTCGTATTTAAAAAGTTAGTAcaagtatatttataacatgAACATCGTActtcttttttaaaaagcaaTAATTGCCAGACCTTTTTAAATACCAATatacccattcccctccaactattcggaaaatactgtattaggagtgggtacgacaatagaccaacggggtggggatcgaaccaccaccccttggtgagaCCCCCACCaccgtgatgagtccgaccgcttttaccgttgagctattgaagctcaataaataaatacaaaaactttTAATACAGCACAATGTTTATGTGTGCGTTAACTAGAAGTCTTTACTTTTCTCAATCTATTTCAAATATAGTTGTTGTCTGGAACACAAATATAAACACACACATACAGCAACTATTCCTCGAACACTATCAATCAGGCGTGGATTTAATATCGAGCTTGCGATTGACACAACCGGTGAGCGCGTATAATGACGTTTTTATATTGCACGATTGACGTGGTCTCGTGTTCGATGCGATATGAGGTTTAGTGGTAGTTCAGACATGGCGGATTCCGCGCGGATGCAAATCGCGCGGTTCTAAACGCAAGTGTTCAGACAGGCGCGGATGTACATGCGGAGTGCCGTTATTCGCATAGGGTGACAGTCCAATCATGGAAGTCGAAGAAGCAATATGTGTGTACTTGTTGCTCcgtaaaaaagaaagaaagaagaaacggCAGTATTGGGTGCATCCAATATTACGCGATCGGTTTACTCATGGTCAGTTTCAGACTTTATATCCAAAATTAAGAAGTTTTGAACCAAAATTCTTCAATTATTTGAGAATGTCGATAAATTCATTTGATGAATTATTAGAAATGATGAGTAAACAAATTGAATCTAATGATACCCATATGAGGTCAAGCGTGTCCCCAGAAGAAAAACTCGTGATCACATTAAggtaagatatttattttatacgtcagaatatatattttgtactatagaAGACTGTGAATCGTCAGTGCTATTGCATGATAAAGGCGATGGAGACTCTCCTGGTACTATTGTAGAATATTCAGTGAAATATCCTTGTGGGTTTGAATATTGTTGGTTTTGCCAAAATACTGCATTAGGCGTGTTTTGCTGGCTCGTGATATGAATAGGCGATGGTAATTTCTGCCCTTTCTGTATTACCTGGAGCAATTCAATTTTAGTAGCCAATCGTTTATTTTCTGGAACTTTCTTTAACTCTTTATACAATGACATGCAAAaaagtttatcatcatcatcttgctTTGACATACTttcttgtatttgtctttgtattTTATCTCTTGATTCAATACTATTTTCTAATATGTCAGCCAATCGCTCTTCTGAAGTAATTTTAGTTTTCTTCCTTTTATTGGGTACCGGTTGTATTTCACGTgcatttacaaaattatctagCTTTTGGTCAATGTTCCGAATTTCTTCATTTTTGGCTTCATCTATGTTTGTGATAGTTTCTTTGTTTTCTATCGTCTTCTGAAGAAAAGAAAGCCGGTCGAAATACATGTATTTTGAACCTTTACATGCACCAGAACCAGAAGGAATTGATTTGCCTTTCTTGAATTCCTTATTATAAGCATCACGGATGTTcttccattttttttgtaatgataCACCTGGAACAGAAATCACTAtctttaacaaatataaatacagtAGCGGTTAGGTAATTCAAGACACTCATTATgctttaactagcggacccggcaGACTTTCAAAACGATacagattaatattttatttttcagatatCTGGGTACTGGTTGTTCCTTTGGAGAACTACATTACAACTTTCGTCTTGGCAAATCTACAATCACAGGAATTGTCCGTGAAGTATGTGAAGCTCTGTGGGAAAAAGTCACAAAAAACGTCATGCCTGAACCCGGCGAAGATATATGGAAGAAAATAgctaaagattttgaaaaatatgcaAATTTTCCCAATTGCATAGGCGCCATAGATGGCAAGCATATAAGGATTACAAAACCCAAAGATTCGGGttctttgtattataattacaaaacttttttttccaTAGTACTGTTGGCACTTTGTGATAGTAACTATTGTTTTACTTTCATAGATATCGGATCTTACGGAAAAAGTAGTGATTctgcaatttttaaaaaatcagcaTTTTATAAAAGGTTAATAGAAAAGTCATTACACATACCAAAACCTAAACCAATATCTGAAACAGATCCTAAACCATTGCCATACGTCATAGTTGGCGATGAAGCGTTTGGTTTATCCGAAAATGTAATGCGACCCTATGCAGGTAAAGGGCTAtcatacgaaaaaaaaatatttaattacaggtTATCAAGAGCTCGACGTTTTATTGAATGCACTTTTGGAATTCTGGCAAACAAGTGGCGCATTTTTCATAGGCCTATAAACGTGAATATAGACTTTGCCGAAGACATAATAAAGGCCTGTTGCGTGCTACACAATTTTGTTAGAACTAGAGATGGTATACAGTATGAAGATACTTTACATACTGCGCCAATGAGTAATCTTATTACATTACATGCAGGAAGGGgtacaccatcatcattaaacaTTAGAGACAAATATGCTAATTACTTTGTGAATGAGGGTCGTGTAGAATGGCAAGACacgaaaatatgaaattaaaattgttacagTTCGCGCCAAATAACTAAACTCAAGATGGCGCGTCGCGTTGGTGGGTTGTACATATTACAGTTAATAGCTATACGTTACTGTGGTAACGTGATAGTTTTCCCGCGCTCGTTACGTACCGCCAAACAACGTTATACACATTTCAGTTATTTGGGGTGGGCTGTCTATTACAAAACATGTAAACTACcctggtaaaatgtataattaaatgTCTACTGACCAAAAAGAACCTTCTTTTCCAAAGAATCCTCATTTTCTCCAAAAATCTCCACCAGCTCCTGCCAAGCTCCGTTTTTAATCGTTTTGTTAGAATATTCTGCACATTGGATGTTCCACAAAGCAGGTCTTTTTTCCACCTCATCGATGAATAGCTCGGTGTCGAAGCGATCCATTGTCACCGTCCGATACGCGCGGCTTCCGCGGAGCAACTGAACGCCCTCTAGGTACGTCAAGTAAATAAAACCGAGCGGCGACCGCGCGAATTCATTTTCTAGCGGTTGAGTGGCGGGAGCCGCGCGGATTGTCAATCCGTGCGGACAGGTTTTAACGATTTGTAAGGCGCTAATGTAATTAGGATCCGCGCGGTTCAACCGCGCTGTTTGAAACCGCGCGGAATCCGCCGTGTCTGAACTACCACTAAGTGACCTCGTACCAGAAGTGTAGctcggtagctacgcccctatCAGCCTATCGAATTGATAAACGGCCATTGATCAGCTGTATTAACACGTTCGTTGCGGTACgtggtcaattgacctcgtacacctagcgccttcaagagttacgagtcGATACCACActacaaagttttagtatgaggtcagaaaacctcgtaccgcaccagaggaaagaacagaaaaatcagtgcctcAGCGAACGTGTCAATTATCCAGGGCCCACGGACCATAGAGGCCCCCTAAGTGTTAaagcaaaatttattaaaagtaatctaCATTACAATACTTAATCTGTGGAGATGCTTCCcagaaaaaaaagcaaaaatcaGAAATTATAACTTTGTGGTGAAAAAGTTAGGTTgaagtaaatcaaaaactaaagagattattcgggatttgccgctcgtttATAGAGCCcctaaactaatttgaatacaGAGTCCTGCTAAGGCACGCTAGCCACTGCCTAGTACGCATATTAGTTGTGGTGATGCTAATGATAGGTTCCTCTACTTAAATGTTTCTTCTCTATCGTGTATATTGCAGACATTCATTTGTACTCGCAGAAGATGATTAATGAAATGAATAAGCATGAGTTCCGTGGTCTACCAATTCTAGTATTGCGTCTCTTTGACTTAGTACCGCACTAAAAGAATGAAGTTCAAAGTTCAATTAAAAAGTTACGGGGTCCAAAAGACCTCGCGTCGCCTTATTGAAGAAAAGTTTAGGGTCAAAAATTGTCTCTATCTCTTTCTATCTGCAATAGAAGAAGTTAGAAAGAGAAATGTAGGGACGAAATCGAGATGCATACTGGCGAATTGAAAAGATCTTTACGAATAGCCTTCTGACGGCGATGTTGTCGCTTGGGTACGTCcgttttcgcggataatagcaaaataaatctattattcCCTATTTAATTAACGTCTAAAATGCATAGGCCTAACATGCGTCAACGTCATCTTTCTTGAAGAGACAAacacatattgtcgaccaaaaTTCGACTCGCAGCCGCAGTCTTAGTTTTGTCTGGCCGCAGtgaaagaaagagagagagagagagcgcttttttaactctcccGCTATTGGTCAACATTCGTCTGTCCCTCTTTTAGAAATATGTCGAGGTGAGTATCTTAGGcctatttcttttaaatacacataaaaaatgTCGTAAGGATGTCGTAATGTATAAAAGTGTTTCAATCGACGGGGCGGCACCATCAATCAGGACTCCGTACTCAAGACGGTATTGTCACATGGTTTTTATGGTGTACACGACGTGCGATGATAGATGTACGTATTGGGCTTGGCTTAACAAATTCCGCCATGTACGGTACAATGACTTGCCTTCGTACATTCATTATTGACTGCCTTTGTCCAGTTGTTAGCCTATATTAACAACTCATGTTCGTCTCActattaagcacgagtctcgtgTCAAAATGGGAGCGGttgggctaatagtccaccacgcaggtccaatgcggattagcagacttcacacacgtagagaactaagaaaattcagttatgcaggtttcatcgcgaagtttttccttcaccgtttgaaatatttatcaagacgtaatataatattaataaaattaaaatgtctgtctgtgattttgaaataattacgttttttcaagtacctacctattaaaaagCGCGATAAAgctattgaataaataattataattatttatttattttatttatgtatttttttcttcacaaaataataaaaaataaagaataaataaatgaaaattaataaaaaatgtctttgcGTTGACCTGCAATCGAACTCTTATGTTTGCCCTACTTGTCCTGTTGCGtcaacgtcgaaatgtgttaacttgatgcacggcttgggtgtaaggtgtattttcgttacggaatttcttgattcggttgCCTCGCTTAAAGCCTGCGATAAGCTATGCAACAGCTTAAAATATAGTAGTTTAGATTTAAATTAAGCTAAATAAGTAAGCTACATTGTAATGAAATCAAGTATAATagggaacaaaaaaaaatatttaagtaccaAGAAAAAGTTTCggatcattaaaattttagtaaaagttGGAATTGAACAcgggcaaagtcgcgggcgtgtgCCAGTGTACTATAAAGTGGAAACTCTTGTTCAGCTAATGAGCGTAGCATCTGACAGCGTCATAAAGAGACGCGGCGAGCGTGAGGATTACTGCGTCCTTCACAGTTTGTGTCCCCGTACAGCTGGAGATTATATCCTTTGTTGAACTACCTTCAAATTTGCGCTTTACATTTTCAGACGCACTCTTgtctcttctttttttttaattgtcgacGACTATCGGAACAGTAGTGGCTGATTGAGTGGACACATGGCAGTAATCTCGTAAGCGAAGTCTTATTGCGTTTTtcgatggcctccgtggcgcaacacggaggtcctgggttcgatccccagctgattggtattttcttaattagtccagttctggctggtggaaggttttagccgtggttagttaccaccccaccgccaaagacgcaccgccaagcgatttagcgttccgttacgatgtcgtgtagaaaccgaaaggggtgaggattttcatcctcctcctaacaagttagtccgcttccaacTGACTggatcaagggctaacttgtaaagaataaaaataaaattactacttCGTACTATCATATttgctagttgcctcgactcgACAGCCTGGCTGTCTAGTGCGGTAACCAGTATTCTTGCctccattccacgtggacatgatttgtaaaGCTATTAGAGTAATTAGGCTAACTAATCCTAATAGTTAATCCTAAAAAGATTAATAGCTAACGTATAAGCTACGAGAGTAAATCCAGAGAGAGTCCCTCCGATGCGTTGCGGGGTTTTAAATGCCctagcaaccggcggtcagggttCCAGCATGAGGAACCCTTACATTACCTACGCACTGTCACAAGGATAACTGTGATCGAATCGAAAGCCTCTTAAGGAGTTAGTTGAGGCTTTTTACTATAATACTATTGAGCGAAACAACTACCGTAACAACAACGGGTAGCCCAAGTGCGTAGTGCTTTACAAACGGTTTTAATCCAACAATTAAAGTGTCATGGTACTGTACAAGAAAGCTGTCCTTCGTTTATTACTTTGTgcttactactagcggacgcctgcgacttcgttcgcccttagacatctataatccagcccttacagcagtatcgctgtaaaaatggagtaacttctcccgttttcccaacatttccctacactgctctgctcctattgatcgtagcgtgatgaaaagtatactataacctgcccaggagtaagaagaataattataccaagtttcgttaaaatccgtccagtagtttttatttctataacgaacatacaaacagacaaaagttttactgattgcattattGGCagcagtatcgatcactaaacaccccctgatagttattttggaaatatattacgcgggttgtagggagctgctggatgctggcggctcgagattgttGTGTTTGGATgtacatgcaagaggcctatgtccagcagtggatgtctatcggctgataaggtagaGATTATCTTCGAAATATCGAGATGAGATGCTAAGTCATAACTCAAGTCGTGCCCAAAGTTTAATGGTATACCACTGTCAGAGATGGCATCTACGGAATGTTCCGCTCGATCGTTAAACATACCGAATGTCACAGCCGCCGGGATTTGTAGCGTATTGGGTTAATGAGAGGTTCATATTTACTGACATAACTTCGGGATTCGAGCGCCATTAACTCAAGCCATTATGGAGTTGTTTGATTTAAACTTTATGAATGTCATATAATATACTGgtaaaaatttaatcaattaaaaGCCTCATTGATGGCAAGTATATATTATATGGTTTTGCGTCATAATGTCTTTGGTTCGAGTCTTGGttgctatgaaatatttttttttaaaagaagccTTGAATAGCAGTTGGGAATTTAGTAGTGTTACAATATacgggagccgtgatagcccagtggatatgacctctgcctccgattctggagggtgtgggttcgaatccggtccggggcatgcacctccaacttttcagttgtgtgcattttaagaaattaaatatcatgtgtctcaatcggtgaaggaaaacatcgtgaggaaacctgcataccagagaattatcttaattctctgcgtgtgtgaagtctaccaatccgcattgggccagcgtggtagactattggcctaacccctctcattctgagaggagactcgagctcagcagtgagccgaatatgggttgatgacgacgacaataTACGGGGGATTGGGCGTTCGTTACCTGTTTATGATTGGTATACAGTCAAATACTTAaacaaatatactcgtagaccCATCAGCCCACAATACATTACAGTGGCagatctaagctccaaatctctAGCCCTGAAAGAAGGAGATAGGTGAAGAAGCTCTTTTTTGTACCGGGGTGGAAATCTCCTTCAAAGATACCCAGGGGAACTCGATTTGTGTGGAACTTTTCTACTAATCCCCTCGTACGCCATTTTGTTTGGGGATATTTCAGGTTCTTTGAGGATCATGCCTCGTGGGCACATAactatgataaaatattaacagaGTTGTAAAGTTAGGATGAGTGTATAGACCTGACCCCAGATCTCTAGACCCGGGAGTAacgatggatggatggattgcAGGTGCTTCTGTCCACGGATCCAGGATTAAGTTCATGATAGTTCTCTATCCTGCTCTGCAGCTTTCTTACCATAACAGCGTCGCAAAAAATACCACTGCTTTTTAACTTTTACGGCTTTATCTCAGCTGACATGGCAGTGGCCACTAAGTGAGTCAATAAGTGGGCGGAAAGATATCtgatataacttttattttaggcGGAACGCTATATAGGTATCATTTTTCTAATCAAGCCACACCACTTTAAATGTTAATATCTCGcgaaagaaaacattaaaacgCATCGTAAAACGAAAGAGTTTAATTACTCAAGGAGGat
This DNA window, taken from Bicyclus anynana chromosome 1, ilBicAnyn1.1, whole genome shotgun sequence, encodes the following:
- the LOC128198232 gene encoding uncharacterized protein LOC128198232; the protein is MEVEEAICVYLLLRKKERKKKRQYWVHPILRDRFTHGQFQTLYPKLRSFEPKFFNYLRMSINSFDELLEMMSKQIESNDTHMRSSVSPEEKLVITLRYLGTGCSFGELHYNFRLGKSTITGIVREVCEALWEKVTKNVMPEPGEDIWKKIAKDFEKYANFPNCIGAIDGKHIRITKPKDSGSLYYNYKTFFSIVLLALCDSNYCFTFIDIGSYGKSSDSAIFKKSAFYKRLIEKSLHIPKPKPISETDPKPLPYVIVGDEAFGLSENVMRPYAGKGLSYEKKIFNYRLSRARRFIECTFGILANKWRIFHRPINVNIDFAEDIIKACCVLHNFVRTRDGIQYEDTLHTAPMSNLITLHAGRGTPSSLNIRDKYANYFVNEGRVEWQDTKI
- the LOC128198233 gene encoding uncharacterized protein LOC128198233, which encodes MDRFDTELFIDEVEKRPALWNIQCAEYSNKTIKNGAWQELVEIFGENEDSLEKKVLFGVSLQKKWKNIRDAYNKEFKKGKSIPSGSGACKGSKYMYFDRLSFLQKTIENKETITNIDEAKNEEIRNIDQKLDNFVNAREIQPVPNKRKKTKITSEERLADILENSIESRDKIQRQIQESMSKQDDDDKLFCMSLYKELKKVPENKRLATKIELLQVIQKGQKLPSPIHITSQQNTPNAVFWQNQQYSNPQGYFTEYSTIVPGESPSPLSCNSTDDSQSSIVQNIYSDV